The sequence TATTTCTGGCTTCCATTTCTGGAGAGGCAGGAGCACATCCTGTTTGGATAGCTTATAAAAAGTTGTTTTTTGATTTCTAAAAGTTAAAAGTCGGAAATAaatttgggtattgaattttaaAATGACTTTTAAAAATCGAAAAGTTATCTTTTTGTAAAAAATTCTGATTTTCAATTCTACTTCCACAAAAACAGAAGTACTTTGGCTTCTggtataaaattctcaaaatggGTCACATAATTCAAAATGTAGTCAATGGACCAAAACCTGTCATTAGATGGAGCAGCAGCCGTAGATCTGCCTAGTGTCCCCATATTTCCCTGTCCGGTGAGCCAAAACTTACATTCGCTTAACTACTCAAAACAGGTTCCAATAAACCCAGCTAGGaaaatagggttttggttttgattgttCAGATTACACTATGGAAAAATCAGCTTCGAGTTGTACGTTCTGGCTACCCAGGAAGAAACGGTTCTGTGCAAACATCCGAAGCCATGATTCTCAGTAAGACTCGAACCTCTCTCTCAATGTCTCTCCCTCCATTTCATCTTTATGCATTTGTCTTAACCTCTAATCTCCCTCTGTGTAGATTTTGTGGAAATCATAACCCCAAGTTCGAAGCTCAAAGAATCCCTTGCCCACTTGACCCATCTCAGTAAGAACTCTACTTTCTCCCATCTTAGTATACCAAGTGTTTGATAAATTGTCTCAATTAAAATATTTTGGCTTGATGCAAAACCCAATACTGATTCTTACTTTCTTGTTCATTGTCACATATTGTTGTGTGAAAAGTTTAATACTTGGTGAAAATGTTGAAGCACATATCAAAGTCTGCCCATTTATGAAGCAAGCACAGTCTTTGATGCTTCAACCTTTCTACAAAAAAGGTATTAATAGTGGTAGAGAAGAGGATTCTGTGTTGGGAAATGTGGAAGAGGTGGGCACATTAGTTAATGGGTCTGAGGATATTATCACTTCAGTGATGAAAAGGAGTGCTGTGTATAAAATGACTGTGTTTGAGTTTTATGAGCTGATTAGAAAGATTGAGGCGGTTTATGTATCGACATGTTCTGATATAAGAGAGTCATTTAAGGAACCGAAAGCTTGTGGGATATGGATGAACAGAGAAGAAGTAGACAGGTACAGTGTTTATATCTTTGTGTACTTTGAATGCATATGATGTCTATGTAATTATAATCTAATTTCGTGTTAGTAACATCGGTATAGAACATTTCAGGAATGTACCCTTTCAAGAGAAACATGTTCTACAACAAGTCTCAATTCTTGGAAACTTGGAAGAATTTGGGGTGTTGGAGAATCCTATAAAGTTGGACGGTGCCGTGTCATCTGAATATGCTAACAAGAGACCTGCCGTAGTTGAATTTGGAGCCGGTAGAGGATATCTGACCCAAACACTTGCAGATTGTTACAGAATAAAGAAAATACTTTTAGTCGAAAGGAATTCCTACAGGCTTAAGGTTAGTCATGTTCGTCAAGATTGACCTTCTCtcgttttatttttttcattgtttATTTGTTGCACCCTAGTAGCATAGTATCATCCTGTGAACAAAGAGAGGAACCAAAACCTGAAAAGAATTCCGGCAAACTAAGCAAGAGGCCTCTCGAGGCACAAAATAGCTGACTTGGAGTCTTGGACTCACAAGTCCCATCCTGGGATCCAACTTTGCTTCCCTCTGCTTTCTTAGAATTTCCTTCATGTGATGTGATATCTCAGTTATTCATTATTTATTAGAAGCTGAAATCCATCCCCGACCTTATTTATCTTTCAATTTTGCCTATACTTACAGATCATAATACTTATTTTAATGCTACACCGCTGCACCTGACATCCTTCTGCAATTTTAAAAATCAAAAGTAATGGCCAATGAAGAACAATATCACCATTTTTATTCATAATTTGCCAAATGATCACCGATACGAGAAATTTCAGCAGGAAATGAGGAACGAATTTAAAAAATCATTTTCGCGCATCCACCTACTTAGTTGGAAATATTACGCTGTGCCATAAGTAATCGTGTAGTGTCATGCATTTCTTAAAAGAAACAGTAAGGATTCTGAAGAGATTCAGAGAGTGTAACtgtttttttaactttttattaGTGCTCTGGTAGGATCTGTAATTTATTCCTAGCTTTTAATTTTTTAAACAAATGTAGGCAGATCGAAGTTTGCGTCAAAAAGAAAGCCTGATATTAGAGCGTTTGAGGATTGACAGTAAGTAAGCTTCTCAGAAACCCGTCGTTTCCAGTAACTTTGTCGTGAACTTCTTAGTTCATCCAAATCAGAAATCTACTATACCAAACTTTCTCAGTCCATTGTTCATTGTTCTTATATCGTGTTTCACACCCAAAATATACTCTGCAGTAGAAGATTTGGACTTGAATGCTGTTGAGTCTTTGAAGGGGATTCCTTACCTTGCTATTGGGAAACATCTTTGTGGGCCTGCAACAGGTGAGTAGTTCTTTTTATGAAAGTATGTCCCCAAAGGCCTAAAGATTCTCAATTATACTGCTTGAAGTTTGTTTTGGTCTTGTTCAGTTGCCTTTCTTTTCTTACGCTTTGCATTTATGTTTCCACTATATTTTTACAAGAATCCTTTATATCAATTTGGTGACTACTAGTTAATACATCCTAACTCCGAAGTATATGAAATGGCAACGTTACGCCTCAATAGTGTCAGGAGTTGGACTCGAGAGAAACCCCATCGTAACCTGTCTCATAGTTATATTTGTCAATAAGTAAGTTAGTGTTCATTATTTATTAATCATTATACAATGTGAATCATTGTTACAGATTTGACGCTGAGATGCTGCCTCCCTAAACAAACTATCGGAGACGTACATTCTACTGATACTTGCAACCTGAGAGGTCTTGCAATTGCAACATGTTGCCATCATCTTTGCCAACATAAACATTACATAAGTAATCTTTTATCCTGCCACCTTGCAGTATAATTTTggaggttttttcttttgaatttggctGTAGAAATTTCCTAGTGTGTGGATACTCCCAATATGAATGTAACTTAGAATAATGTTTGTATTCTGCAGATAAAAGCTATTTATCAGATTTGGGAATAAAAAAAGACGATTTCCATGCGATTACATGGCTTACCAGCTGGGCAATAGATGCAGATCACGGCTCAGATCTCTCTGATCTGGTGGATCAAGGATTACACTTGAGTTCCATGTAAGCAAACTTGTTTCGTTGATTTTTTTCTCCCCGCTTATCAAAAGTGCTGATTAAACTGTTTGGCTTTTGGTTCAACAGTGAGAAGAAAGCATGTGATGGGGTTGTCAGCGGTGTTGAAGAAATTGTAAAGAGTATGACGGCGATAGAGAGGGCAATACTAGGTTTGAAGTGCAAAGCTATTATCGATATGGGTAGGCTCAAGTGGGTTAAGCAGCTCAATGGCTTCACCTCAGAGCTTGTCAAGTATGTCCCATCTAATATCTCTCCTGAAAACCATTTACTGGTAGCCAAGTACAGATAACACTTGCAAGTCATGTATTCCGAAATCCATTTTTGTCTGTAACATCATCCATATTGTTACAGATTTAGAGGTGTTCTTGTGTGTAAACGAGTATTTACCTAAAATTTATCAATTTAGGTTTGCAGAGCTGACTCCAGCATCCTGCAAAGACCCGAGATTTTCATACATAAACATTGCTATTTGATCCTACTGACCGCAAGTTTTTGAATAAGTAGATCAAATTTTATTGCCGTCTTGTTCTGATCCCGATTGACTTTGATCGGGCTGTTGACAATAAATATTGTTTTAAAATTTCCATCATTCATTTGATGAAATCCCAGACTGAATCTTCCTTGAATTTCTTTTCGGTATGTTTCCTTCATCCGTTCCAGCGTTGCATCCATGAAAGTCTACATTTGTTCCAACTCTTTTGGCCGAGCACATTACCTACTCCATTGAAAATGGTTTTGTAGTTTCTTGCTCCCACTCTAGATACTCTTTGGCCGAGCACTTTACTACCCCATTATCATTGCCACGCAAAGTCGTGTGGGATAGCATTTGTCTTCTTCATTTACTCCACCGCAAAAATCACTATTCCTCCGATCTCTAGAAATGATTCTTGATTGGGTGTTCATTGTATACTTTCTTAGACAACTTGATCTTCGAATCGTTCATGAATATCAGCAAATGTTGTAGATACAGAGTAATCAAACAGAGGGTTTGTTGAAACAGAAGAATTTAAATCGACCTTCTCTTATATTGTCCCTCTTTCTGTGTTTTTGTTCTTGTTTCAGTAATCTTCTTTTGGCTTCAACTAAGCTTAAACGGATTAAGCAAACTTCAAAGAGACGGAGTTGGCACCTGCAAATGGTTGAATATTGGAATCTCATTTTGAAATCAATATCTTCAACTAAGTCTTCTAATAGTGTGACCAAGGAACGATTTGAAGAGTCGGATCAAAGGAGATTTAAAGCTCAAAAGAgcacttttatcctcttcttcatGGCAGCAATGTGATGTGAGGCTAGTGGGAATTGAGTCTTGATGATGCATCATCAGTAACTCCGTTAGGACTAGATGGGTTTATTACAATTGCAGCTAAATGTGCCAATTTCTATATGAACAGATAACAGTCCTCCTACATCCTCCATTGTGAGTTGAACAGCCATGAGTTGTTTTTGATATTCCATTAGGTTTTCGGGTTCAACCTCATCAGTAACGTGAAGGGTATATGCAATTACTAACAGAAGAAGATGCCCACaactttggagaaattccaagtgTAGATTGTTACTTAACCCAAGTCTTCTAATAATGAGATCAAGGAATGAAATGGGAGTTACTGGATTCTCCGTCTTCCATTCAAGTGTTGAAAGAATCAAAAGCTTCTTTCTCTGGACTGTTTTGGCTTCAAATATATTACTACTTGGATTCTTCTACTCGGAAATCTAAGAGAAGTGGAACTTGAGTTTCTTCCGCTAGAGTAGCCATCCATGGGTTCTCTctttgattatgattttttttgaactgttttttcttttttttcgggACTACTCAAAACAcaaatggtgggggactactctctactttttgggtggatattagtagtaataatgagtcaccccttatctaagtttttttttaatatcaaATTTGCCCTTATTAATtaaattagtgtaatgattagtgagattaaattaataagttatttttttcaaaagaagaattattgagagggagaagaagaagatgagggttttggaaaaaaaaagttaagacaacaagagtatgatgttttgggtactcacggatacttcaaatttagttaatggtgcttgaattggccaaaacattcctaaaaatgaacaatttacaaattgatttcggtttggttaaaaaagttcggttacaaaatctgaagaacaggtagctgAACTCATCTGCATGTGTAGTTCGGCTAATATTTCTGAAAACACAGGTAgtcgaactcagctttaatgaagttttttctttcagagaaaagttcagttagGAGAAGAAAAttacgacgtaaccgaactaggaGCTCGTCTAGGAAATTTTTttacgacgtaaccgaactcaacatgCTGGTGTAGTGTACCTGGATGTACAACTATAGGGTTTGGATCATAATTTGAGTAAGTAAACTCTTGATTCATAATGAACCAAGCTATTCTATTCATAAATCTTCTCATAAGAGTTTCATTACAGGAGATGAGGGTATATAACTCGcgcactctctctctctctctcaatatCCGACAGTCACAAACTATTCACGTAGGATAATCTAAACCACCCATTACAATCAACTAGACACAACTAATTACCCACAGATATTCGATATGGGCACCCCTGTGCACATGACATTCCACTCCCcttgaaaacatccttgtcctcaaggatgcaGGTGAAACATAACAATTCGAGTGGCTGCAGGACAATGCCAATCTTCGCAATCAAATACGATGCGTGCCATATGCACTAGTGTGATGAGTCGCAGAATCCTTTAAGAGCATATGCATACGCCGGTAGTAGCTATTGCGGTGGTAGACCTGACGAAGATACCCATTGCCTTTGCTGTCCTTTCTAGCAGCACCATCTTTACATTCTTAACACCTGGAATCTTTAGTTGGTTTGAGTGAACAGTCCCCAGGCACCGTGATCAACTGCATTTACCTCGGATGTCCAGTCCATTGTGAGCCATAGATCCTTACTTGCACGGGCCACTGACTTTGACACAGCTAGAGTGTGCATCACAGTTTGTGAGAGTTGTACTGCCTGCTTCCTTCCGTAGAACTCGATCTGGATATAGCCACTTGTCGGTGGGCAAACCAATATGACAGGTGAATAAACCAAAACACCAACACAAACTGCCCATGTGCTTTGACCATCGCAGTATATAAAAACAGTAAAAGAAGCACAGATCTGAATGCAGCACGGCCATTTGTTGCGAAATGGATACGGAAGCATACTCAGACAACTACCACAGAAATTTGCTTCAGTCTTCGCAGCACTAACCCAGAAAAATTCAACATATGCATTTATCCAATTGGGGACAGGAAGAACAGTGACCCGAGTATTAACACCACATTTAGAAGTaacagcaaaagaaaaataacccTGAGTAGTAAACAGCTTTCCTCTATCATATATCCAGCGAGCAAACTTGAGTAGAAAAAATAGACAGGCAACAACTATTACTTGGTAACTCGTCGGATCCAAGTTTCCAATCATGTGATAACTTCTGAATAGTGGAAAGAAAGTACCTTTTGAAAGTGTAAGCATCAACATAGAGGTATAATCATGAATTCAACAAATTTGGCTGACGAATTGTCAACTTAAAGCAATTGGGAACGGTTTGAATAATCTGGTGATAACACGGCACCATGAAGATGtgaagggaagaaaaaaaaacccatACAGGAAAATCTTGTACTCCACAATCCAATTGCAACCAATCTGAATTTCCACCTCAAATATCCCACCAACAGTTGCACCTGTAGGAATTGAATTACCCTGAGTATGGGTCGAGTTTCAGTCATACATATGACGGCTGAACTGCTCCAATTCACATATGCAACACTCTCCAGACTTGTAGAATACAATTTGCACTTCCAGCTGAATAAGTTCACTAACCTTGACACAATTGGAGCATGTGTGACAGTGAGTACAAGTTTTATTATCCCCATACTCCCATAGACTCTCATAGTTCGATACCCCACGCACAACCCATGTTGACAGCCAGAAGGTTTGTGTTGAACAAAGTATAAGAAACGAAGACCAGCTGTGGAAAAATGGAGAgatttcttcatttcttcttctttaatagcTGCAGATGTAAGCCTTGTACTCGATAAGAAGAAGCCCATCCTTAGAAGTCGAAAATAGATGCTAACAATTACGAGAATAATCCTTATTGAGTAGTCATGGAGTCTAACCAATGTAACATATGAATTGAAAAGTGTAATCACTTGGTGAGACCATGCGGTTGCTGGCCTAAAAACCTCTTCAAGAAGTCGAATAAAACCAACAGCCAAAGACTCAAATTTACAACCCAAAATCGTATCAGGCAAAACATACGTCACCTGGAAAAGAAATATTTCAGTTTCTCACGCCTATCAAGCATTtgatgaaacaattgataaaCATTCTTAATCTCACACATTAGCTTGCACACAGAAAAATGACTATTCAGTGTTATACTATTTCCCCGTGGCCATTTTGAAAACAGTTGACCACTATCACCACTGTCACCAGTTGTAGCAAACTCTAGGACAATAGAATTTTGAAACAACCATTTCAATCGATACCCATGTCTTGTAATCACCTTGTAAACACAATTTCTATTGCACTCATTCATGAAAATCAACCCAATAAGAACAATCAAGCCAGAACTATGAGTATCAAAACCAATTCTATAAGCATCGGCAAAATTAAAATACCCTCTGCCACGATCAAATACGGAACCAGTGTAAACAAAAGAAGGATAGGAACCAAAAACACCATCATTCCAGCTCCGCAATACGGTCTCAATCATTCTATCCAACCAAATTGTGCCTCTCTTTGATATTTGAACAAACAACATTTCAGCAGTACTAAGAACACCCTCATTAGTTAGTCTACAAGTAATTGAATCACCAGACCATGAATCTGCCTAGTACCTATTCTTGGAACTCAGCTTATACACCAGATTGCTATCAAATTCATCCATTAAACTTGAGCCAACATATAGTGCAAAAGAACATGAAGTAATTGAATCGAAACCAAACTCATAAACACCAACCAA is a genomic window of Papaver somniferum cultivar HN1 unplaced genomic scaffold, ASM357369v1 unplaced-scaffold_137, whole genome shotgun sequence containing:
- the LOC113334923 gene encoding tRNA:m(4)X modification enzyme TRM13-like isoform X2; the encoded protein is MEKSASSCTFWLPRKKRFCANIRSHDSQFCGNHNPKFEAQRIPCPLDPSHLILGENVEAHIKVCPFMKQAQSLMLQPFYKKGINSGREEDSVLGNVEEVGTLVNGSEDIITSVMKRSAVYKMTVFEFYELIRKIEAVYVSTCSDIRESFKEPKACGIWMNREEVDRNVPFQEKHVLQQVSILGNLEEFGVLENPIKLDGAVSSEYANKRPAVVEFGAGRGYLTQTLADCYRIKKILLVERNSYRLKADRSLRQKESLILERLRIDIEDLDLNAVESLKGIPYLAIGKHLCGPATDLTLRCCLPKQTIGDVHSTDTCNLRGLAIATCCHHLCQHKHYINKSYLSDLGIKKDDFHAITWLTSWAIDADHGSDLSDLVDQGLHLSSM
- the LOC113334923 gene encoding tRNA:m(4)X modification enzyme TRM13 homolog isoform X1 → MEKSASSCTFWLPRKKRFCANIRSHDSQFCGNHNPKFEAQRIPCPLDPSHLILGENVEAHIKVCPFMKQAQSLMLQPFYKKGINSGREEDSVLGNVEEVGTLVNGSEDIITSVMKRSAVYKMTVFEFYELIRKIEAVYVSTCSDIRESFKEPKACGIWMNREEVDRNVPFQEKHVLQQVSILGNLEEFGVLENPIKLDGAVSSEYANKRPAVVEFGAGRGYLTQTLADCYRIKKILLVERNSYRLKADRSLRQKESLILERLRIDIEDLDLNAVESLKGIPYLAIGKHLCGPATDLTLRCCLPKQTIGDVHSTDTCNLRGLAIATCCHHLCQHKHYINKSYLSDLGIKKDDFHAITWLTSWAIDADHGSDLSDLVDQGLHLSSIEKKACDGVVSGVEEIVKSMTAIERAILGLKCKAIIDMGRLKWVKQLNGFTSELVKYVPSNISPENHLLVAKYR